From a single Nicotiana tomentosiformis chromosome 2, ASM39032v3, whole genome shotgun sequence genomic region:
- the LOC138905017 gene encoding uncharacterized protein produces the protein MAYLTKRFQKMVRRNGGIPKRGSYTKPRGYDLYHKCGKLGHFIKDCPLLKQDQYKHNTDKAVKRNPVPNKRFKRKDVTDIVVKQALTAWGDSSSESGEDDEQSDTSMMAVESEAAEYDTIFALTAKSDDNEADDDDEVNFLDIQRNLKSYSQKKLISLENILINAYHSLINDKNALTVELGEIEHEIDDLRVGSQKERTPYNPHSKYVSVPDNWPCTHYGNTGYFKENCKARIQSQHKNKIFVEERAMQKNIQKWYMDSGRSKHMTGSIDDFLSFKALQGGSVSFGNGKKGYISGVERIGKTLTHSIENVYYGNGLRYGLLSVSQICDKGNEVEFLSKTHTITNLVTGEVVMLAKRFKNIYVVDFESLHNRDLICPSVVDDDAELWHRRLEHASFSLLNKLVKKDLVHGMPKSRFKDHKVCDACIRGKQVRASFKPKNKFDNAKLDEFCAENGISHIFSAPRTPQQNGIVERKNRTLQDMARTMLIDSGIAKGFWAEAVNTATWKAYKVFNKSSQCVEESIHVIFDEPHHRCRENSHDKIDQDKEKLKVPGEVTDMENGKA, from the exons ATGGCCTACCTGACGAAGcgatttcagaaaatggttcgcaggaatggaggcattccaaaaaggggcAGCTACACCAAGCCAAGAGGTTATGACTTATATCATAAATGTGGGAAGCTAGGACACTTCATCAAGGACTGTCCTCTCCTCAAGCAAGATCAGTACAAGCACAACACAGACAAGGCAGtcaagaggaacccggttcctaaCAAAAGATTCAAGAGAAAAGATGTTACTGACATtgttgtgaaacaagctcttaCTGCATGGGGAGATTCTTCCAGTGAATCTGgagaagatgatgaacaaagTGACACCTCCATGATGGCAGTTGAAAGTGAAGCAGCCGAATATGACACTATCTTTGCCCTGACGGCAAAATCAGACGATAATGaagctgatgatgatgatgaggtaaactttctagatATTCAAAGAAATTTAAAGTCTTACTCTCAgaagaagcttatatctttggaaaatattttaattaatgcTTATCAtagtcttataaatgataaaaatgcatTAACTGTGGAACTAGGAGAGATAGAACATGAGATAGATGATCTG AGAGTCGGGTCCCAAAAGGAAAGGACTCCCTACAATCCGCATAGCAAGTATGTTAGTGTCCCTGATAACTGGCCTTGCACTCACTATGGCAACACTGGATactttaaagaaaactgtaagGCTAGAATACAGTCCCAACACAAAAACAAGATTTTTGTTGAAGAG AGAGCAATGCAAAAAAATATCCAAAAATGGTATATGGATAGTGGCCGTTCTAAGCATATGACTGGAAGCATTGATGATTTCCTTTCATTcaaagccctgcaaggagggagtgtgtcctttggcaatggcaaaaagggatacatttCAGGAGTAGAAAGAATTGGGAAGACGCTCACTCATTCAATTGAGAATGTGTACTACGGGAATGGCTTGAGATATGGCCTACTAAGTGTCTCTCAAATCTGCGACAAAGGAAACGAAGttgaatttttatcaaaaacccaCACAATCACAAATCTCGTGACTGGTGAAGTGGTTATGTTGGCAAAAAGATTTAAAAATATCTAcgttgttgattttgagtcctTGCACAATAGGGATCTTATATGCCcgagtgttgttgatgatgatgctgagttGTGGCATAGAAGATTGGAACATGCAAGCTTTTCATTGTTGAACAAGTtggtcaagaaggacctggtCCATGGGATGCCCAAGTCAAGGTTCAaagatcacaaggtgtgtgatgctTGTATAAGAGGAAAGCAAGTTAGGGCCTCTTTCAAGCCCAAGAATAAA TTCGACAATGCAAAATTAGACGAATTCTGTGCTGAAAATGGTATAAGTCACATTTTTTCAGCTCCCAgaacaccccaacaaaatggtattgtggagaggaaaaatagAACTCTTCAAGACATGGCAAGAACTATGCTAATTGACAGTGGCATAGCAAAAGGTTTCTGGGCAGAGGCAGTCAACACTGCTACTTG GAAAGCATACAAGGTCTTCAACAAAAGCTCTCAATGTGTTGAAGAAAGCATACATGTAATCTTTGATGAACCACATCACCGATGTAGGGAAAattcacatgataagattgaTCAAGACAAAGAGAAGTTGAAGGTTCCTGGAGAAGTCACTGATATGGAAAATGGAAAGGCATAA
- the LOC117278931 gene encoding uncharacterized protein: MDAPPNFEEGQPTYRPPRFNGQYYGWWKIRMHDFIMAGDSKLWDVICDGPFVPMKTIGKPAVTVPQTRKEYNDADQKAIEKNFRAKKILVCGIGPDEYNRISACQSAKEIWEALQTAHEGTTQVKQLKIDMITTEYELFMMKDD, translated from the coding sequence atggatgctccaccaaactttgaagaaggtcaaccaacctacagaccaccaagattcaatggacaatactacggatggtggaagataaggatgcatgattttatcatggctggAGATTCAAAGCTCTGGGATGTTATCTGCGATGGACCCTTCGTTCCCATGAAAACTATTGGCAAGCCTGCAGTGACAGTTCCACAGACAAGGAAGGAGTACAACGATGCTGACCAAAAAGCCATAGAGAAGAACTTCCGAGCAAAAAAGATCCTCGTATGTGGTATTGGACCAGACGAGTACAACAGAATCTCTGCATGTCAATCTGccaaggagatctgggaagctctccaaacAGCACATGAGGGaacaactcaagtcaagcagtTAAAAATCGACATGATCACcactgagtatgaactcttcaTGATGAAGGATGATTAG
- the LOC104104912 gene encoding glutaredoxin-C9-like has product MSSSSATKNGGGSTSRGSQPSESNMNTRLANLVAENAIIVVATRGCCMCLVVKHLLLGLGVNPTIFEIDAEEEAAVLEELSRIDGGGGQEKLPAVFVGGKLLGGVERVMETHISGELVPLLKKAGALWL; this is encoded by the coding sequence ATGAGCTCCTCCTCCGCCACCAAGAACGGCGGCGGCTCCACCAGTCGTGGATCACAGCCTAGTGAGAGTAACATGAATACGAGGTTGGCGAACTTGGTCGCGGAAAATGCGATAATCGTGGTAGCCACACGTGGGTGCTGCATGTGCCTTGTCGTGAAGCATTTGCTGCTGGGTTTGGGAGTAAACCCTACTATTTTCGAAATCGATGCAGAGGAAGAAGCCGCCGTGTTGGAGGAGCTGTCGAGAATTGACGGTGGCGGCGGTCAGGAGAAGTTGCCGGCGGTGTTTGTAGGAGGGAAATTGTTAGGAGGGGTAGAAAGAGTGATGGAGACTCACATTTCGGGTGAATTAGTTCCCTTGCTTAAAAAAGCTGGAGCCTTATGGCTTTGA